In Ghiorsea bivora, a genomic segment contains:
- a CDS encoding N-acetylmuramoyl-L-alanine amidase: MKNLAKKRVSHRRVSLFAFVFYALTLLAASPALAYTNINDIRMWTAPDHTRLVFDLSRSTKYEIFRLHNPERIVIDIANSKMQAKPSSLALPDPVLLSIRHGKQKNGVTRIVLDVKKGVSPRSFLLKKSSKKSHRLVVDLIPKQKKVIKTKDISNKGKHRDIIIAVDAGHGGEDPGATGKNKLKEKTVTLAVAKQLARLINARPGMKAVLIRSGDYYVSLKNRVRKVRAINADMMISIHADAIKTRSVKGASVYTLSESGATPDRVAAALAAKENAVDEIGGARPEQEVTDPLVRGILGDMAKRDGLDSSEMLANLMIKKLTGTFPIKYNHPKHARFAVLTTLEIPCILVEMDYISNPKREKLLKSKSHQKKLAQAMYKASIDFFTRMGRLSPQNATAHIHTVHQGESLWSIAKQYGVSVSSLKKLNQFKHSTLKVGQRIRLPQS; this comes from the coding sequence ATGAAAAATTTGGCAAAAAAACGTGTTTCTCATCGCAGAGTTTCCTTGTTTGCCTTTGTTTTCTATGCCCTTACATTGCTTGCCGCTTCCCCTGCTTTGGCTTATACCAATATCAACGATATACGCATGTGGACAGCTCCTGATCATACCCGCCTAGTATTTGACCTATCAAGAAGCACAAAATATGAAATTTTTCGCCTGCACAACCCTGAACGCATTGTCATCGATATCGCAAATTCTAAAATGCAGGCAAAACCTTCATCTTTAGCCTTGCCTGACCCTGTTTTATTATCCATTCGACATGGCAAACAAAAGAATGGTGTTACCCGTATTGTTTTAGATGTTAAAAAAGGAGTGTCACCCCGCTCATTTTTACTCAAAAAATCTTCCAAGAAATCTCATCGCCTTGTTGTCGACTTAATCCCCAAGCAAAAGAAAGTCATAAAAACAAAGGACATTAGCAACAAAGGTAAACATCGTGATATTATCATAGCTGTAGATGCAGGTCACGGCGGTGAAGACCCTGGCGCAACAGGAAAAAACAAACTCAAAGAAAAAACCGTAACACTTGCTGTTGCCAAACAACTTGCCCGACTTATCAATGCACGCCCAGGAATGAAAGCCGTGCTGATACGCAGTGGTGATTATTATGTCTCTTTAAAAAACCGCGTACGAAAAGTTCGTGCTATCAATGCAGATATGATGATTAGTATTCATGCCGATGCAATCAAAACACGTAGCGTGAAAGGTGCAAGTGTTTATACGCTTTCAGAAAGTGGCGCAACACCTGATAGGGTTGCAGCAGCCCTTGCTGCTAAAGAAAATGCTGTGGATGAAATTGGCGGCGCTCGCCCTGAACAAGAAGTCACTGACCCGCTGGTGCGTGGTATTTTGGGTGATATGGCAAAACGTGATGGTTTAGATAGCTCAGAAATGTTGGCTAACCTGATGATTAAAAAATTAACAGGCACCTTTCCTATCAAGTATAACCACCCAAAACATGCACGTTTTGCGGTGTTAACCACATTAGAAATACCATGTATTTTGGTAGAAATGGATTATATTTCTAACCCCAAACGAGAAAAGTTACTTAAATCAAAATCACACCAGAAAAAATTAGCTCAAGCTATGTATAAAGCAAGTATAGACTTTTTCACGCGTATGGGGCGCTTATCGCCACAAAATGCAACTGCACATATACATACCGTTCACCAAGGTGAAAGCCTATGGAGCATTGCCAAGCAATATGGTGTTAGTGTTTCTAGCTTAAAAAAATTAAACCAGTTTAAACATTCCACATTAAAAGTTGGGCAGCGTATTCGTCTTCCCCAATCATAG